A window of Lepidochelys kempii isolate rLepKem1 chromosome 1, rLepKem1.hap2, whole genome shotgun sequence contains these coding sequences:
- the LOC140905379 gene encoding claudin-8-like, whose amino-acid sequence MASWPLQITGLILGGIGMIGTFAITAMPQWRVSAFTEGNIVVFENIWEGLWMNCIYQVNIKMQCKFYGTVLVLPPILEVSRGLMCFAVILSVVAFLTAIIGMKCTVCVGDNKQVRSNILLAAGIIFILTGILILIPVSWTASNIIGDFYNPAVHAGLKRDLGAALYLGWMSSAFLLIGGALFCSFYRCADKPRTWRYSSHSCHRTHKFEHVEMKPPTKHAYV is encoded by the coding sequence ATGGCTTCTTGGCCACTGCAAATCACAGGCCTAATACTTGGAGGCATCGGCATGATTGGGACTTTTGCAATCACTGCCATGCCTCAGTGGAGAGTGTCTGCTTTCACTGAAGGTAACATTGTGGTGTTTGAGAACATTTGGGAAGGACTATGGATGAATTGCATCTATCAAGTCAACATCAAGATGCAGTGTAAATTCTATGGCACCGTACTGGTACTCCCACCTATTTTAGAAGTATCCAGAGGACTGATGTGTTTTGCTGTGATACTATCCGTTGTTGCCTTTCTGACAGCCATTATTGGCATGAAGTgcactgtgtgtgttggggataACAAGCAAGTCAGGAGTAACATTCTGCTGGCAGCTGGGATCATTTTTATCCTTACTGGGATTCTAATTTTGATACCTGTGTCTTGGACTGCCAGCAACATCATTGGAGATTTCTATAACCCAGCAGTTCATGCAGGATTGAAACGAGACTTGGGAGCTGCCCTGTACTTAGGCTGGATGAGCTCAGCATTTCTCCTGATTGGAGGAGCATTATTTTGTAGCTTTTATAGGTGTGCTGACAAACCCAGAACATGGAGGTATTCATCACATTCCTGCCATAGAACACACAAGTTTGAGCATGTGGAAATGAAACCCCCAACCAAGCACGCTTACGTTTAG
- the LOC140905376 gene encoding claudin-8-like translates to MASSALQIVGLVVGGIGLVGTFAITGMPQWRVTAFIENNIIVFETIWEGLWMHCIRQANIRMQCKVYDSLLALSPDLQASRGLMCSASALSFLAFIIAIMGMKCTQCTGNNKQTKGHILLAAGVLFILSGIVVFIPVCWVANTIIRDFYNPVVNVAQKRELGEALYIGWVSAFCLISGGAIFCCFCRCNEKARNYRFSAPSHHTSYKTHHMQRKTESSYSKSQYV, encoded by the coding sequence ATGGCCAGTAGTGCACTTCAGATTGTTGGACTGGTAGTTGGAGGCATTGGCTTAGTTGGGACTTTTGCAATCACTGGCATGCCTCAATGGAGAGTAACTGCCTTCATTGAAAACAACATTATAGTATTTGAGACCATTTGGGAAGGACTATGGATGCACTGCATCAGACAAGCCAACATCAGGATGCAGTGCAAAGTCTACGACTCCCTCTTGGCACTCTCACCTGATCTACAGGCATCCAGAGGACTGATGTGTTCTGCTTCAGCACTCTCATTTCTTGCTTTCATAATAGCCATTATGGGCATGAAGTGCACACAGTGCACTGGGAACAACAAGCAAACCAAGGGTCACATTCTGCTGGCAGCTGGAGTCCTCTTCATCCTATCTGGTATTGTTGTGTTCATCCCAGTGTGTTGGGTTGCCAATACCATCATCAGAGACTTCTACAATCCAGTTGTCAATGTAGCACAAAAACGAGAACTTGGGGAGGCCCTCTACATAGGCTGGGTATCTGCATTCTGTCTCATCTCCGGGGGAGCAATATTCTGTTGCTTCTGCCGTTGTAATGAGAAAGCCAGAAACTACAGGTTCTCCGCGCCTTCACATCATACATCTTACAAAACTCATCATATGCAAAGGAAAACTGAAAGCTCATATTCCAAAAGTCAGTATGTCTAG